One Deltaproteobacteria bacterium DNA window includes the following coding sequences:
- a CDS encoding PAS domain-containing protein gives MNLPKTLQQLAEVIIDSYFIVDTDRNIVDFNRAFHAMLPRALARNLKTKKCYEVLQLSICKDKCIAHECWKTGRQVRLDEITGRVAGEEGDLRFILSGIPIRSDEGQVIGAMEVQRNVTDEAIVQSKYQQQVDASARELKKLEEELQRRTKRLLEVSRRLGETQRALLRAKTDLFL, from the coding sequence ATGAACCTTCCCAAGACACTGCAGCAGCTCGCCGAGGTGATCATCGATAGCTACTTCATCGTCGACACCGACCGGAACATCGTCGATTTCAACCGCGCGTTTCACGCCATGCTGCCCCGGGCGCTGGCCCGCAACCTCAAGACGAAGAAGTGCTACGAGGTGCTGCAGCTCTCGATCTGCAAGGACAAGTGTATCGCGCACGAGTGCTGGAAGACGGGGCGACAGGTGCGGCTCGACGAGATCACCGGCCGCGTGGCTGGAGAAGAGGGCGACCTCCGCTTCATCCTGAGCGGGATTCCGATCCGGAGCGACGAGGGACAGGTCATCGGCGCGATGGAGGTCCAGCGGAACGTGACCGACGAGGCCATCGTCCAGTCGAAGTACCAGCAGCAGGTGGATGCGAGCGCCCGGGAGCTGAAGAAGCTCGAGGAGGAGCTCCAGCGTCGCACGAAGCGCCTGCTCGAGGTGAGCCGGCGCCTGGGCGAGACGCAGCGGGCGCTGCTGCGCGCCAAGACCGACCTCTTCCTCTAG
- the ugpC gene encoding sn-glycerol-3-phosphate ABC transporter ATP-binding protein UgpC, translating to MASVSLHQVTKNFGRTEVVRGISLEIADGEMLVLVGPSGCGKSTTLRMIAGLESVSGGEIRIGDRRVNDVAPKDRDIAMVFQSYALYPHMTVRQNMEFALKLRGVDPTDRRGRVEAVAQTLGIEMLLERKPRELSGGQRQRVAMGRAIVRRPSVFLFDEPLSNLDAKLRSQMRVELARLHAQLRTTSVYVTHDQLEAMTLADRIVVMRDGIVQQVGTPLELYDAPANRFVAGFIGTPAMNFIDGELADDGDRVAFRARGVHVQLEGAAPPDASSRSRSAVLGVRPSDLDPLRGPVNGEAALPARISVREPLGAEVYLHLDTPCGTLVARVDGHSPLREGDEVHVAIPAATVHIFDSQSGRSLRTCAPPS from the coding sequence ATGGCGTCAGTATCCCTCCACCAGGTCACGAAGAACTTTGGCCGCACCGAGGTCGTGCGCGGCATTTCGCTCGAGATCGCCGACGGCGAGATGCTCGTGCTCGTCGGCCCCTCGGGCTGCGGCAAGTCCACCACCCTGCGCATGATCGCGGGACTCGAGTCGGTCAGCGGGGGAGAGATTCGCATCGGGGACCGCCGCGTGAACGACGTCGCGCCGAAGGACCGCGACATCGCCATGGTCTTTCAGAGCTACGCGCTCTATCCCCACATGACCGTGCGCCAGAACATGGAGTTCGCGCTGAAGCTCCGCGGCGTCGATCCCACCGACCGCCGGGGGCGCGTGGAGGCGGTGGCGCAGACTCTCGGCATCGAGATGCTGCTCGAGCGAAAACCTCGGGAGCTCAGCGGCGGACAGCGCCAGCGCGTGGCCATGGGGCGCGCCATCGTGCGCCGACCGTCGGTCTTCCTCTTCGACGAACCGCTCTCGAACCTCGACGCGAAGCTGCGCTCGCAGATGCGTGTCGAGCTTGCCCGCCTGCACGCCCAGCTCCGAACCACCTCGGTGTACGTGACCCACGACCAGCTCGAGGCCATGACCCTCGCCGATCGGATCGTGGTCATGCGCGACGGAATCGTGCAGCAGGTCGGGACGCCGCTCGAGCTCTACGACGCTCCGGCGAATCGCTTCGTGGCCGGCTTCATCGGCACCCCGGCGATGAACTTCATCGACGGCGAGCTGGCCGACGACGGCGACCGGGTCGCCTTTCGCGCCCGGGGGGTCCACGTGCAGCTCGAGGGGGCCGCTCCGCCGGATGCGAGCTCGCGTTCTAGATCGGCCGTTCTAGGAGTGCGCCCCTCCGATCTCGACCCGCTGCGCGGACCCGTCAACGGCGAGGCGGCCCTCCCGGCGCGCATCTCGGTGCGCGAACCGCTCGGCGCCGAGGTCTACCTGCACCTCGACACGCCGTGCGGGACGCTCGTGGCCCGAGTCGACGGCCACTCGCCGCTCCGGGAGGGTGACGAGGTGCACGTGGCGATTCCGGCGGCCACGGTGCACATCTTCGACAGCCAGTCGGGGCGGAGCCTGCGGACGTGCGCGCCGCCATCCTGA